CATTAGGCATCACTTCATGATTTTTATTCCACACTTTTTCACCATTTGTGTAAAACAATAGATTACCCGCACTATCTGAAATGCTTGCACATGCTTCAAAACTTTCCATTACAGTTTCAAAAAATACCGGCTCACCTGAACTAAAATTTAATCCGCAAGAATCGCCAAATGCCCAGTTGTTATTATAGGATTGAGAAAAGCTATTGCATACGCATATAGCGCATGCAATAACAGTAATTAATACTTTCATAATCCTGTAGTTAAAATAAGTGTAAAGGTTGAGGTTACTCCTTCCTTAGTAGTGAGCTTCATTATATATAAACCTGATTGAAAATTTGAAAGATCAAGCCTAGAATTCTGATTTATATTCTCATTTATATATATCTGCTTACCTTGTATAGAATATATTTTTACTTCTCCTGAAAACTCATCTTGCGAATGAAAATATAAGAGACCGTTTGAAGGATTGGGATAGATAGTTATATTTTCTTTCTTTGCCATCTTCAAATCTTCTTCTTCCAATTCAAATGAGTAATCTCTTTCTATAATTGTATCCAGTAAAGCTTGTGCAATATGAACTGCAAAACCATATTCTTCTACTGGAAGTATTGCCGTTTCAAGTAAAGCAGCCCTACTATCATCTGTTAAAATAAATCTTCCATTGCTATCAATGTTTTCCAGATAAATTTGATAAACATTACTTACATATTCCTCTGCAACATTAGAGGGTAAAATATCGGAAAGAATTAGTGAGGAAGATAAAAATGCCCCTGTTGAAATACTATCTGCCATTTGATAATATGTAGGAATATTAGTAGCAAGTATTGACTCATATTTTGCCAAAAGCTCCGGACTTAGCAATTCAAATAATCCATCAATTCGAATTACATCTCCATAAAAAAACCATTGTGTGTAATAATAAGCTAAACTATATCCTATCTCAGTGGTTTCTGTCCACCAACCAAAATTACTTTCTAATTCTGCAAGTGCTAATGCAAGACTATCTTCCGATATCCTGAAAGGTGATTCACATAGAGGGAAGGTATTGTTTAAGAGAAATGGGTCTAAAGAACCAAATAATGCTGGATCTGGATCAATTAAAACATCAGGCATATCGTAAGCAGCCAAGTAAGTAGAAGTTACTGGATCAATATCTCGGTAAATCCAAATAAGTAGTTCAACATCTGTACCCCCAAAATGCCTTTCCCTATTTGCCGTGCTCGCAGGATGCCAGCTATTGTCACTGGGGTTACCACCGGCTTGCTGGATAGGACCTAAATAATTATCAGTTCCAACCACTAATACATTTTTTAAACCATAGCCAACCATAGGGCAATCATGAATTTCATTACAGGTTAAATTTCCATTCATGTTGTCATTTTCAATCATACATCCTGTAGTGCTGTAATACATATAATTTTTATCAATTAAAAAGTTGGGGCATTCAAATATATCTATTGCCAATCTTTTATTTCCACATATAAATGGATCATTACAATCGCCTTCAATATAATTGGAGAGGATGTCAGCGCCCGGACACATTTGAGCATAAATTCCATACACCACTGAGGAGGGAGAAGATGTACCAAGTTTTCTAAAAAATACTTGATTTGCTAATATCTGGGGGTCATTTACATTTTTGGTAATAATCCCTCTTTCTACCTCTCCAATTGTATTGGAAGAAATAATTACTGTATGAGAGGTTAAAAAAGTCGCATCTTCCACGTCAATACCTTCACCATTACTTTGAGTAGAATTAGTTATTGCATTTCCAACTATAGTTAATATTCCTGTATTAATATTAAAACAATAAATACCTTGCCTTCTGAAATTCTGAATAATATTATTCTGCACATTGTGGTTTGTACTTTTATTTAAAATTTGAATACCATTTCTCATATCCGGATTTGCAGTTGAATTACTTCTAAGCAAATTTTTAATAATAGAAGTATTCACATTTAAATCCGCAATTATACCATCTCTAACATCTACTATTTCATTATTTAATGATGTAAGAGAAGTACCTACTTGAAGACGTACTTGCCTTGGCGGATTTATAGTGGAAGTGGATAATATACCAATACGTCCGCCAAGATATGCTTCACCACCGGGAATTGGTGAATTTGATAAATCAAAGCCGGTAGAATGTATATCTCTTACTAAGTTATTCTGAACAGTTACGTTACTATTATAAGCTCTGATTCCAATTGCATAATCATGAATATCATTATTGGTTCCACCACCGGGATATGCTAAAGTATTTCCAATGATAATTGCATAAGGTGATGTATCATCTACATACACACCGTCAATCAAAATACCATAATCTCCAATTAATCCACTTACAGGAAGTGATGGTCCCGAAATATCATTATCTATAATTGTGGAATTTGAGGGTGTGCTTAAACTCCCTGTATAATAAATACCGATTTCATTATTAAGTAAACAACTTTCGGTAATATCAATTTCACTTTCTATTCCACCGGAATTAATTGCTTTAATAGCAATTTCTGCATCTTTAATTTGACTGTTGTTCATAATAAGATGCCCACCGGCTTCCACAACAATACCACCCCAAGTGGTAGATGCTGCATAAAATTCACTGTTATTCTGAATAGTCATTGTAAAACCATTCAATACAGTAATAGTGACGCCACTTGAAATAATAAGATCTTCATCTATAAGTGTCCAGTTACTGTTAACAGTAACATTTCCGGTTAAACAAACAGCCCCCCCGGTAAGGTTACCGATAATACCGGAAGTGGTTGGGGCTGGGCCATAAGACATAGTGCAAGTTTCAACACTAAAATCGCAAGATTGAGCTTGCATCTTAAATGGGTGAAAAAGTAAGAGAGTTAGTAAAATTAATAAGGAAGGAAGGAAGGAAGGAAGGAAGGAAGGATAACGATTATCTTCCACATTTCCAAACGGAGTTGTACACAAATTTTTCATGTTGTTTGATTTAAATGGTGAGAAAAAATATAGGTAAATAATTGATTTACAGGTTGCAAAAGCTTATGAAAAGTGTTGCTTTTAAAAGAAGTGAAGAAAGAATATTTCAATAATTGCATGATGATTGAAATTTTTGGTATTCCAAATCTAAGCTATTTTTTTAACAATGGTGTAACAGATAAGTAATAATGTAGAAGTGGAGAATTGTAGAACTGGAGAAATGTTGAATCGTTGAATCGGGGAACTGTTGAATCTTGGATGAGTTTCAGGTTTCGAGTTCAATGTTTCATGTTTCGGGTTTAAAAAAAATATGTTTTATATCAGATAATTATTTTTTCAATTTATATCACAACCAGCCATAGCCATCGCCTTCGCCTTTGCTTTTGCATTTTTAATTTGCACATCAATCACCCCGATAGCTATCGTGGGCACATTAATCACATTATCCTCATCAGCTAATTTGCTAATCGGCTAATCTTCCAATTGCCTTTTTATTTCTCCCCAAACCAAATTCGATTCATAGCCTTTACTGATTACAAACTTTGCAGTTTTATTTGCGGTAATTAATTGGTTTCTTACTTTGTATTTTTTTAATGCGGCTGTAATTAATTTCTGCATGGTTATTTTATAATCTGCTTCGGGAATTTCCATCATTGCTTTGCGAATACAATAGTCGGAAATTTTTCTTCTTTTTAACTCACGAATTATTTTTGTTCTACCCCACTTTTGCATTCTGAATTTACCTCCGGCATACGCTTTTGCAAATCGCTCTTCATTTAAAAAATCTTCTTGTGTTAATTCACTTATGGTTTCTTCTAATTCTTCACCATACACTTTTAATGCAAGTAATTTTGTTCGCACTTCTTCATGACATCGCTCCTGATAAGCGCAATACCTCCGCAACTTTTGCATAATATCATTCCGCACCATACAGTTTAAAAATACATAAGGAAAATTTGCAATTAAAATAACAGAAGTTTATTCCGGATACTCTGTTTCATAGCAACCAATATCAGGAAGTGTTCCGGGGAAAGGACGTTGTGCACCGGTGATATCTTCTATTACACCAATATCAATTCCTGCATTCACCGCAATAGAAAGTGAATCGGGATAATAATTTCTTTCGCCGATGCTTGCGAATTTCGGATCCATATTTATAATGCAATCCACAAAATTCGGATCTGTTAATTCAGTGCGTAAAATAGAGTGATTGAAGTTGTAATTAAATACGGTTGCGCCGCCGTCATTAGAAATATTTATCTCCTTCCCTTCCAATACATTTCCATAAATAATTGTGTTTGTGAAATCTGCTTGTTGCAAATCATTTACTACAGCCGGACCACCAAAAGAAATAAAATCTGATATTGATAAAATAGAACTGCGATGTGAGAGATAAGCAGAACCATAATTTGCAAATGTGCAATGTTTAAAATTATAAATGCCTCCACTTGCAAGTGCCACATTATTTTCACCGATGTTATAAATCAAACAATTTGTTACTTCCATTTCTGCATTCACAGCAAGCACACCACTTAAAGCACAGTCAAAAATGGAAGTGTTTTCTAAAATTAAATCAGGTCGTGTAACATCACCGAGATAAGAATTTAAATCCGGATTTGTAGATTGCAATCCCACCAATAAACCATAATTGGAATTTTTGATTGACGCATATTTTATTTCATTGTTTTTGCTGCTGCGCAATAAAGATATTCCCTCCCACTGTCCCGGAATTTCATTAAAAAAACTTTCTAATCTATCGCCTTCAAACTTTACAGTACTGTCTTTAGTACCTAATACTTTAAGCGTTCCCAACACATAAAAAGAAGAACTGCCATGCATATAAATTCTACATCCTTCATTAATAGTTAAAGTGCAAAGTGTATCCACCAAAATTGAATTATAAATTACATAGGGCAAAGTATTATCCCACACTTCATCGCAAATAACTACACCATCATAAAAGATTGCATTTTGTCCCCAGGCGACCAGTTGAACTTGTTGCTGATTATTATTGGTTACAAAAAAAATAGAATCTTCAACCACATAAGGCAATGCATTTGAATTGGGATCAATAGTAACTTCAACAAAAACATATATACTATCATCGGGTGGAATTTCAATATCCGTAAATTCAATTCCGGAAACTCCATCCACATTCATACGGAAAATAGAACTGCTGCCTCCTGCAAGTTTTAAAGATGAGATACGAATATTTTGATTGTATTTATTATAGATTTTAAACGATCTTGTAGCAGAACCCACAGAAGTAAATACAGTATCAAATTTTACTGTATCTCTTGAAAATGACAACATGGCACTGGCATCATCTATGAAAGAAATCTTACGGCAAGAATTAAAAGCGATTGCCGAAATTAATAACGTGATAAAAACAATTCTTAACTGCATGGTAGGCTTTGCTTGAAACGCTCGCATTTTCATTTTATGGCGTCAAAGTTAAAAAAGAAATGAGGCATGCGAATATTTACTTTACAACTGTTGCTTTAGATTAAAATATTTTTACACAACCATACGTCATGAGAAAGTATGGATAAAACATTAAGTTTAGACATGAGTGAAAGGCAAAGCCAAATAATCAGAGATGCTGTTAGCAATGAAAGTCCGAGGCTGTTTCGATTGATTCGTGGAAAGGTCGCAACAGATGAAGATGCACAGGATATTTTGCAAGATGTATTTTATCAGTTGTCGAATAATTCTGCAATTGCGGAGTCAATTGAAAACATGGCAGCATGGTTATTCAGAGTTGCAAGAAATCGTATTATAGATACTTACCGAAAAAGAAACCGAAACATTTGATTCAAGTGGAATTGGAACAGAAGAAGATGAAGGTGGAAGTTATCTCTCTCAAATAGGTGCAATCAGTGCAGATACAAATGATGACCCCGATGCGCTTTACGAACGCAATTTAGTTTGGGAAACTCTGTATGAAGCATTAACTGAATTGCCGGAAGAACAACGCAATGTTTTTGAATTACATGAATTGGAAAACAAAAGTTTTCAGGAAATTTCTGAATTAACCGGTGTAGGAATAAATACATTACTCAGCAGAAAAAGATATGCTGTGTTACACTTAAGAAAAAAATGCAACAGTTATACAATGAAATGTTGAACAACTAAAAAATATATTATGATGAAAAGTAAAAATAAAGCAGCAAGGATAATTGGCTGGATTATATTAGGAGCAATGATGGTTATCATTATGTCGTTGGCAACAATGTATTTATGGAATTGGTTAGTGCCCACGTTATTTAATGGTCCGCAAATTACTTTAATGGAAACAATCGGTTTGTTATTGCTAATAAAAATATTTACCGGAATATCTGGAATGGGATATCGCAAATGTGGAAGTCATAATATGCATCATCGTTCAAACATGTGGAAGAGTAAATGGCAAGAAAAATGTCGGGAATGAATGAAGAAGAAAAATTAAGTTTTAAAGAAATGTATTATCGCCGTTGTGGAAGAATGCCGGGATGTGTGGATGATGAAAAAATACATAGACTATTGACTTTGACAATTGACAGTTGACAATTGACAATGAAGAAAAATTCATTACTGATCACTCATCACTGATTTCTTCATTCACCACTCACTACTCACTATTAACTACAAAAGGGTCATTATTGATTATTGATAATTAACAATTTGCAGGTATAATTTTGTATATTTGAGTATGGAAAAAATGCTAAAAATTGTAAACATCAAAGACAGAAATACTGACTTTGCTTTTTGGCAAACACAGAGTGATTTAGAAAGGCTTAAAGCCATCGAAATTTTAAGACAACAATATATAAATTTAAAAAAAGATGCTCAGCCAAGACTTCAGAGAGTTTGTAGAATTATTAATCAAGTACAACGCTGAATATTTAATTGTTGGCGGTTATGCTGTTGGAATACATGGTCATCCAAGATATACAGGAGACTTGGATATATGGCTAAACCCATCCCCTAATAATGCAGAAATAATTCTTAAATGTGTAAATGAATTCGGGTTCTCTTCCTACGGTCTCTCTCAATCTGATTTTACTAAACAAGGTAACGTTATACAATTAGGATACCCACCATTGAGAATAGATCTATTGACAGAAATAGACGGAGTTTCATTTGAAGAATGTTATAAGAATCGCAAGGTTGTTACAATCGATAATTTAAATATACACTTTATAGGTTATCAAGATTTACTAAAAAATAAAAAAGCATCTGGACGATTAAGAGATTTAGATGACATTGAAAACTTAAAGTAATATTACTCTAAACTTTGCTTTTCAATATGCTGGGATATAGAAGTTAAAGCTGCCAATTTCTTTCATCATATTGTAAAAACCTTAGCTCAGTTTGATTGACTTTGAGCGCCTGCGCATACGTATTTATATTAGCAAGATTTGTAAGTGGCCAATTAATAAGATGAAAATCTCTGCTGTGTATGTTCTCACTAATTCTCCCGATGGAAATTTATAAAATCTCCGGCCTGCACATTATATTTTCAGAAAAACCGGCAACTACTTCCACCACATATTTTGCATTGCCTTTTGATGGAATTCCTTTTTCGCTAAAGGGCTGTGTATTTTCTGCAATATTTACAATCCTGAAATCTGCATCCACGAACATGATATCCAATGGGATAATTGTATTTCGCATCCAGAATGAAAGCGGTTTATTCTCATCAAAAATAAATATCATACCCTGCGTTTCTTCCATCCATGGTCTGTTCATTAAACCTTGCTGACGTTCAGCATCATTTTCAGCAACTTCAACTTCAATCATTTTTATAACACTGCTATCTGCTTTATTAAAAATTATTTCACCTTCTTTCTTAAAAGTAAAATTGGTGTCGGTACCTTTTCCAGTGGGTTTATCAGGATCTTTTTCTTTACATCCTGTCATAAAAAAAAACAACTATAACAGCCGTCAGAATTCTAATGGAAATTAATGAAGACAATTTCATATTTTATAAATGATTTATGAATTGTAAAAATAATGATTGCAAGATTAATTGACATTTATTTATGTTTGTATGCAATCTTCAGCCAATGTATTCGTCAGTTTAGGATTACACACTTTGATAAACTAAAAATTTAAGATTACGTTTTCTTCCAATATGAAAATCCTTATCAATTATTTAAAACCACATAAGCTAACTGTAAGCTTAGTACTTTTTCTTGCTGCAATCAATATTGGATTTTCAATGATGGATCCGATAATATTCGGGCATATTGTAAACCTAGCTGCAGACTATCAATCCGATAACTCTTCTATTGCAGGTAGCGATGCTTTTTTCTGGAATTTCTCATGGAGTAATCCGGGAGTTTTAGCCTTATTAGTTGCTTCAATTACTGTTGCAATGATAAGTCGTATTGCCAAAAATTTTCAAGATTATTTTCTGAATGTAATCACACAAAAATTT
This genomic stretch from Bacteroidota bacterium harbors:
- a CDS encoding RecX family transcriptional regulator produces the protein MVRNDIMQKLRRYCAYQERCHEEVRTKLLALKVYGEELEETISELTQEDFLNEERFAKAYAGGKFRMQKWGRTKIIRELKRRKISDYCIRKAMMEIPEADYKITMQKLITAALKKYKVRNQLITANKTAKFVISKGYESNLVWGEIKRQLED
- a CDS encoding T9SS type A sorting domain-containing protein, with the translated sequence MKNLCTTPFGNVEDNRYPSFLPSFLPSLLILLTLLLFHPFKMQAQSCDFSVETCTMSYGPAPTTSGIIGNLTGGAVCLTGNVTVNSNWTLIDEDLIISSGVTITVLNGFTMTIQNNSEFYAASTTWGGIVVEAGGHLIMNNSQIKDAEIAIKAINSGGIESEIDITESCLLNNEIGIYYTGSLSTPSNSTIIDNDISGPSLPVSGLIGDYGILIDGVYVDDTSPYAIIIGNTLAYPGGGTNNDIHDYAIGIRAYNSNVTVQNNLVRDIHSTGFDLSNSPIPGGEAYLGGRIGILSTSTINPPRQVRLQVGTSLTSLNNEIVDVRDGIIADLNVNTSIIKNLLRSNSTANPDMRNGIQILNKSTNHNVQNNIIQNFRRQGIYCFNINTGILTIVGNAITNSTQSNGEGIDVEDATFLTSHTVIISSNTIGEVERGIITKNVNDPQILANQVFFRKLGTSSPSSVVYGIYAQMCPGADILSNYIEGDCNDPFICGNKRLAIDIFECPNFLIDKNYMYYSTTGCMIENDNMNGNLTCNEIHDCPMVGYGLKNVLVVGTDNYLGPIQQAGGNPSDNSWHPASTANRERHFGGTDVELLIWIYRDIDPVTSTYLAAYDMPDVLIDPDPALFGSLDPFLLNNTFPLCESPFRISEDSLALALAELESNFGWWTETTEIGYSLAYYYTQWFFYGDVIRIDGLFELLSPELLAKYESILATNIPTYYQMADSISTGAFLSSSLILSDILPSNVAEEYVSNVYQIYLENIDSNGRFILTDDSRAALLETAILPVEEYGFAVHIAQALLDTIIERDYSFELEEEDLKMAKKENITIYPNPSNGLLYFHSQDEFSGEVKIYSIQGKQIYINENINQNSRLDLSNFQSGLYIMKLTTKEGVTSTFTLILTTGL
- a CDS encoding DUF192 domain-containing protein, with product MTGCKEKDPDKPTGKGTDTNFTFKKEGEIIFNKADSSVIKMIEVEVAENDAERQQGLMNRPWMEETQGMIFIFDENKPLSFWMRNTIIPLDIMFVDADFRIVNIAENTQPFSEKGIPSKGNAKYVVEVVAGFSENIMCRPEIL